The Rhodothermia bacterium genome includes a region encoding these proteins:
- a CDS encoding FAD-dependent oxidoreductase translates to MNRRSFLQSSSLALAGLPFVSGPFFVGTPRAETEILIYGAGASGISAAIQAARMGAQVTVIEPTSWIGGMLTSAGVSALDGNKHGAGGGLVKEFRDYLIQYYGGEKQTFSGWISLYCYEPKIGHEALQRLANPLPNLNIIYEANVVKYDRLSGRDRKVTIKTKDGRKTEVVCQIFMDCTEYGDGMKLAGVKYRLGREAKHEYDESAAPEKADMEMQDLTYAATLVNIPDGKPMPFTPLEASYWDKMFRCSTQIDCYLPDLNDKKTLNHTVHTWNSFITYAALPNNKYLLNWPHHSNDYAIAEAFFEDLYYRNYVLQSAKLHTLQFVKYMQNRLGHPEWQLATDEYPTQDHLPMIPYMRESRRMVNSHVLRMQDLIPQNGHKRAPFRPDAIAVGDYFIDHHHAKANLPIEERLLEDYPDNGPFQIPPSVFFPENGDDSFMVGEKSIAVSHIVNGSTRLQPAVMLMGQAMGVIAASALQKNVAPASVPLPETQEKLIKAGCQLYILYDIPAGHALFDTTQKLALQGVLHEDDALVLEPEKPISVDLAKKWSDRAKLKVLREGLTTQELKTQDLTPTYRKMLPKSQKPITKGDFIGMLGKAVHLG, encoded by the coding sequence ATGAACCGTCGGAGTTTTCTTCAATCTTCCTCTCTTGCGCTTGCAGGACTGCCCTTTGTGAGCGGCCCCTTTTTCGTAGGAACCCCGCGTGCCGAAACCGAGATTCTGATCTATGGTGCTGGGGCTTCCGGTATATCTGCCGCAATACAAGCAGCACGAATGGGCGCACAAGTAACGGTTATTGAGCCGACTTCTTGGATTGGCGGAATGCTTACAAGTGCCGGCGTAAGCGCACTTGATGGCAACAAGCACGGCGCAGGTGGCGGGCTTGTTAAAGAATTCCGAGACTATCTTATTCAATACTACGGTGGGGAAAAACAAACCTTCAGTGGCTGGATTAGCCTTTATTGTTACGAACCTAAAATTGGACACGAAGCCCTACAACGGCTGGCGAATCCATTGCCAAACCTAAACATCATTTATGAAGCGAATGTGGTTAAATATGACCGCTTAAGTGGACGAGACCGGAAAGTCACCATCAAAACTAAAGACGGACGAAAAACGGAAGTCGTCTGTCAAATCTTTATGGACTGTACCGAGTACGGAGATGGGATGAAACTGGCCGGTGTGAAATACCGCTTAGGACGCGAGGCAAAACATGAGTATGACGAAAGTGCCGCTCCAGAAAAGGCAGACATGGAAATGCAAGACCTAACCTATGCGGCTACCTTAGTTAATATACCCGATGGCAAACCAATGCCCTTTACACCACTCGAAGCCTCCTATTGGGACAAGATGTTTAGGTGTAGTACCCAAATTGATTGCTATCTCCCCGACCTAAACGACAAAAAAACCCTTAACCATACCGTCCATACGTGGAATAGCTTCATTACCTATGCGGCCTTGCCCAACAACAAATACCTCTTAAATTGGCCGCACCACTCCAATGATTATGCCATTGCGGAAGCCTTCTTTGAGGACTTGTACTACCGAAACTATGTGCTTCAATCTGCAAAACTCCATACTTTGCAATTTGTGAAGTATATGCAGAACCGCTTAGGACATCCAGAGTGGCAATTGGCGACGGATGAATACCCAACCCAAGACCACCTCCCAATGATTCCTTATATGCGGGAAAGCCGCCGTATGGTCAACAGCCATGTTTTGCGTATGCAAGACCTGATTCCACAAAATGGCCATAAACGTGCCCCTTTCAGGCCAGACGCGATTGCCGTAGGCGATTACTTTATTGACCATCACCACGCAAAAGCGAATTTGCCCATCGAAGAACGGCTCCTTGAAGATTATCCTGATAATGGCCCATTCCAAATCCCACCTTCGGTATTTTTTCCCGAAAATGGCGACGATAGCTTTATGGTGGGGGAAAAAAGCATTGCAGTATCACATATTGTCAATGGCTCTACAAGGCTCCAACCAGCGGTGATGCTTATGGGGCAAGCTATGGGGGTGATTGCGGCCTCGGCTTTGCAAAAAAACGTTGCTCCGGCCAGTGTGCCACTTCCAGAAACCCAAGAAAAACTCATCAAAGCCGGATGCCAGCTATACATTCTGTATGACATCCCCGCAGGACATGCCCTGTTCGATACCACCCAAAAACTAGCCTTACAGGGCGTTTTACACGAGGACGATGCATTGGTTTTAGAGCCAGAAAAACCGATTTCCGTAGATCTGGCAAAAAAATGGAGCGACCGGGCCAAGTTAAAGGTCTTACGTGAGGGCCTCACCACCCAAGAGTTAAAAACCCAAGACTTGACCCCCACTTACCGTAAAATGCTTCCGAAATCGCAAAAACCCATCACAAAAGGTGATTTTATAGGTATGCTGGGCAAAGCCGTACATCTGGGATAA
- a CDS encoding TIGR02584 family CRISPR-associated protein, which produces MSAYYLIALVGMSPQVVTELVYALATQPAAMWPKKVFLLTTTNGKAAINHKLLGKGDAIGAENQWKRLEEVLNGGQTKRALPMPRIYVPKGSPENHFDIRTGEEDDSFAQECFRVFSNVFRERDQKDNGLPVYASLAGGRKTMSAHMMTAMSVFAEKEDKLFHVLVNEAAERNRNFFFPTTETPGEIELVEMISPRLSGLLQKKKINPSTFEGHILELFYLLGIPAYAHAPIRHIEIALDRKHIWIKGAKVLEKKTSKQVFISEVELKQPRLGALFLCMMNEIYHPAAKKNNNQFVLQDKTALKAFVVSYHEIWTLFLEEHYLKEDKTVFDHEKSLRKDIQQRISDYKKLLMERPLLLATLGFEYQTQKKGMAYKLSANHLPTVRLVGFLEEDAKRLLPNLWSASEATKY; this is translated from the coding sequence ATGTCCGCCTATTACCTAATCGCTCTTGTTGGGATGTCGCCGCAAGTGGTGACGGAGTTGGTCTATGCTTTGGCGACTCAACCCGCAGCCATGTGGCCCAAGAAGGTGTTTTTACTCACGACCACAAATGGGAAGGCGGCGATAAACCATAAACTTTTGGGTAAAGGGGATGCAATAGGCGCAGAAAACCAATGGAAGCGTTTGGAAGAGGTTCTGAACGGCGGTCAGACCAAAAGGGCACTACCCATGCCGAGAATTTATGTGCCTAAAGGGAGTCCGGAGAACCATTTTGACATTAGAACGGGCGAAGAAGACGATTCGTTTGCACAAGAATGTTTTCGGGTTTTCTCAAACGTTTTTAGGGAACGAGACCAAAAGGACAATGGGCTTCCGGTTTATGCCTCGCTTGCAGGAGGCCGCAAGACCATGAGCGCACACATGATGACGGCCATGAGTGTTTTTGCGGAGAAAGAGGACAAATTATTCCATGTTTTGGTCAATGAAGCCGCAGAGCGAAACCGGAATTTTTTCTTCCCCACGACCGAGACGCCCGGAGAAATTGAATTGGTGGAGATGATATCGCCTCGGTTAAGTGGTTTGTTACAGAAGAAGAAAATCAATCCCAGCACGTTTGAGGGCCATATTTTGGAATTGTTTTATCTTTTGGGCATTCCAGCATATGCACATGCCCCAATCCGGCACATCGAGATTGCTTTAGACCGTAAGCATATTTGGATAAAAGGCGCTAAAGTCTTGGAGAAAAAGACCTCTAAACAAGTTTTTATCTCCGAGGTTGAGCTTAAACAGCCTCGTTTGGGCGCTTTGTTTTTGTGTATGATGAATGAAATTTATCACCCTGCTGCAAAAAAGAATAACAACCAATTTGTTCTGCAAGATAAAACTGCTTTAAAAGCATTTGTTGTCTCTTACCATGAGATCTGGACACTTTTTTTGGAAGAACATTATTTGAAGGAGGACAAAACAGTTTTTGACCATGAGAAAAGCTTGAGGAAAGATATTCAACAACGCATCTCTGACTATAAAAAACTCTTAATGGAGCGCCCGCTACTGCTTGCCACATTGGGATTTGAATACCAAACCCAGAAAAAAGGCATGGCCTACAAACTTTCCGCTAACCATCTGCCGACGGTTCGGCTTGTGGGCTTCTTGGAGGAAGATGCAAAGCGTTTATTGCCCAACCTCTGGTCAGCCTCCGAGGCGACAAAATACTGA